The following proteins are encoded in a genomic region of Rattus rattus isolate New Zealand chromosome 2, Rrattus_CSIRO_v1, whole genome shotgun sequence:
- the LOC116892026 gene encoding leukosialin-like, with the protein MEMALLLLLFGGFWAQVVSHENLQNMSMLPFSLHSTSPIAMLPGTVDPKESISPWRQTPVPASLTPLGTAELYSFETPADTSNSTPVTEPTTSQDISNTELSILAQKLTDVASDTPVNITNPVTIRTSLETFTGSSAPPVTVTTSATMASGPSVAITVSSETSGPPVTTTTGGTPGSGTKISRSMPNATTTMSPRKGFSAMGLLPLLIALVVVLALIIVLRLWHQRQKGKTLSRGGILNRLMDAWAGLTRVPDEEATTGTGRGSNKCSGAPATDSCGRRPNVCTFFSRWKSSQCSLEELKPGKDPNLKGEKEPLVGSEDKAVETPTSDKPQVKDGAAPQSQ; encoded by the coding sequence ATGGAGATGgccttgcttctcctcctctttgggGGCTTCTGGGCCCAAGTGGTGAGCCATGAAAATCTGCAGAATATGTCGATGTTGCCATTTTCTCTGCATAGCACATCCCCAATTGCTATGCTACCAGGGACAGTGGACCCAAAGGAGAGTATCAGCCCCTGGAGGCAGACCCCAGTCCCAGCTTCCTTGACTCCCTTGGGAACTGCAGAATTGTATTCTTTTGAGACACCAGCTGATACCAGCAACAGCACCCCAGTAACTGAGCCTACAACCTCTCAGGACATTTCCAACACGGAATTATCAATACTGGCTCAAAAATTAACAGATGTAGCGAGTGACACTCCTGTCAACATAACTAATCCTGTGACAATCAGAACCTCTTTAGAAACCTTTACAGGGAGTAGTGCACCTCCCGTGACTGTGACAACAAGCGCTACCATGGCCAGTGGACCCTCTGTGGCTATAACTGTAAGCTCCGAGACCAGTGGCCCTCCAGTCACTACGACTACTGGTGGCACCCCAGGCTCTGGTACAAAAATATCCAGGTCTATGCCAAATGCCACAACCACCATGTCACCACGCAAAGGATTTAGTGCCATGGGGCTGCTCCCCCTGCTCATTGCCTTGGTAGTAGTTTTGGCTCTCATTATTGTACTGCGGCTGTGGCaccagaggcagaagggaaagaCCCTGAGCAGAGGTGGAATACTAAATAGGTTGATGGATGCCTGGGCTGGGTTAACCCGGGTTCCTGATGAAGAGGCCACAACCggaacagggagagggagcaacaagtgctctggAGCACCAGCGACTGACAGCTGTGGTCGTCGGCCCAATGTCTGCACTTTCTTCAGCAGATGGAAGTCTAGCCAGTGCTCCTTAGAAGAGCTGAAACCTGGGAAGGATCCAAACCTGAAGGGGGAGAAAGAGCCTCTGGTAGGCAGTGAGGACAAAGCTGTGGAAACCCCAACTTCTGACAAGCCACAAGTCAAAGATGGGGCTGCACCTCAATCCCAATGA